One genomic window of Methanosalsum zhilinae DSM 4017 includes the following:
- a CDS encoding MFS transporter, with product MKLINDPLIPIFSIIAFFGMAGGALLGPALPLMVEPLETTTKTVGWIMGIYTLSTAISMLVFGMVTDQIGRKRILVPCLLINGIAGFACYFAPNITILLILRFIQGIGIAGMIPIAMTMIGELYEGLDRVHAMGRISITTSLGAISAPLIGGSMAVVSWNYPFLFYALTIPLAIFVMFILPETNLAPIKKKRMFSKMFSIIKDIKIFSIMFLCFVTFFLLFTIVIYIPFILINIYGFTAQKAGLVIGIQGISMVMAASQAKMLSARFQFSTLVFVGFLFMGLAILGMGVSDSLNLIYLLLLIFGIGFGITQPMLSAWITYASPKNMMGSTVLIFNTMKYIGQTAAPAILGPILMRTDFSTIFILSSVLGFFVVVSTLYARKKSDLFESLN from the coding sequence ATGAAATTGATTAATGATCCTTTGATTCCGATCTTTAGTATAATAGCTTTTTTTGGAATGGCTGGCGGTGCATTATTGGGACCTGCTCTTCCACTGATGGTAGAGCCGCTTGAGACCACCACAAAAACAGTGGGCTGGATTATGGGAATATACACATTGTCTACAGCTATCTCAATGTTAGTTTTTGGCATGGTTACTGATCAGATCGGACGTAAAAGAATATTGGTGCCCTGTCTGCTCATAAATGGCATAGCTGGATTTGCCTGCTATTTTGCTCCAAATATTACAATTCTTCTGATACTTCGATTTATTCAGGGAATTGGAATAGCTGGTATGATACCAATTGCAATGACTATGATCGGAGAACTTTATGAAGGACTTGACCGGGTCCATGCAATGGGAAGGATCAGTATCACTACTTCTTTGGGTGCCATTTCTGCACCTCTGATCGGTGGTTCAATGGCTGTTGTATCATGGAACTACCCGTTTCTATTTTATGCCTTAACAATTCCGCTTGCTATCTTTGTTATGTTCATTTTGCCAGAAACAAATCTTGCACCGATAAAAAAGAAACGAATGTTTAGCAAGATGTTTTCAATAATTAAGGATATTAAAATATTTTCTATAATGTTCCTGTGTTTTGTTACATTCTTTTTACTTTTTACTATAGTTATCTATATACCTTTCATTTTGATCAATATATATGGTTTTACAGCTCAAAAAGCAGGTCTTGTAATTGGTATCCAGGGGATATCAATGGTCATGGCTGCTTCACAGGCAAAAATGCTATCAGCAAGATTTCAATTTAGTACTCTTGTTTTTGTGGGGTTTTTATTCATGGGGCTCGCAATATTAGGCATGGGAGTATCCGATTCATTGAATTTAATCTACCTGCTTCTGTTAATATTTGGTATTGGCTTTGGAATTACCCAACCGATGTTAAGTGCCTGGATCACTTATGCATCTCCAAAAAATATGATGGGAAGCACTGTTCTTATATTTAATACAATGAAATATATAGGGCAAACTGCAGCTCCTGCAATCCTTGGTCCAATACTGATGAGAACCGACTTCAGCACTATTTTTATACTTTCAAGTGTATTGGGATTCTTTGTTGTAGTTTCTACACTTTATGCCAGAAAAAAATCGGATTTATTTGAAAGTCTAAACTAG
- a CDS encoding secondary thiamine-phosphate synthase enzyme YjbQ codes for MQISTNKRIEVIDITGKISEIVKQSSINEGICIIYTSHTTSAVFVNENESGLVSDIMDMLKKLIPPNAGYRHDTIDNNADSHMRAVLLGNSAIVPFKSSNLSLGTWQSIFFVELDGPRKRNISISLVPTTNSS; via the coding sequence ATGCAAATATCTACAAATAAACGTATTGAAGTGATCGATATCACAGGTAAAATCTCTGAAATCGTAAAACAAAGCAGCATTAATGAAGGAATATGTATAATATATACATCTCACACAACTTCAGCTGTATTTGTCAATGAAAATGAATCTGGTCTAGTTTCAGATATTATGGATATGTTAAAAAAGCTCATTCCTCCAAATGCAGGTTACAGACATGACACTATCGATAACAATGCAGATTCACATATGAGAGCCGTTCTTCTCGGAAACTCTGCGATTGTTCCTTTTAAAAGCAGCAATCTATCTCTTGGAACATGGCAAAGTATTTTTTTTGTAGAACTGGATGGTCCAAGAAAAAGAAATATCAGTATATCTCTGGTACCGACTACAAACAGTAGTTGA
- a CDS encoding glycoside hydrolase family 15 protein, whose product MTRHIVLGNQSLLINIDRWLQVRDIYFPQVGQENHLSGHAQRIGVYADGNISWINESEWERSHGYRKDTLISDNQAINHRIGIELLLDECVHGDMNIFLRKITIRNLHSYTRNIRLFFNQDFHIYGTGIGDTAIYQMDHNVIVHYKNSRYFLIGALKSNITEKMTTDIDDFSVGQAEGEFFEGTFKDAEDGILSKNPVAQGTVDSTIGLHIEIPGRSEKVVYYYITAGKNFQEIYKLNDQVIENGPETIIEETERNNKLWISNVSVDLSGIDTRIAEMYRRSLFVIKTQTDREGAIIAANDSDNLQYNRDTYSYMWARDGALTAAGMINAGFPEFGRPFFTFCKDVLWWAGCMLHKYNPDGTLGSSWHPWVEFGRPSLPVQEDETALVLYALWKYYENTGDREFIIELYEPLIKKAAFFLNSYRYPNEMPRESYDLWEERRGIFTFTCAAVYAGLIAGEKLGDLLDDEEVCSLCRTTYQELKRSIVDELFDRDNEVFFRGINFRCGDLDQKVVDRTVDSSVYAIFDFGVLPADDIRVENTMRRVENKLRVGTNGGIARYENDNYHRQSDQYPGNPWIICTLWLAKWYIAKAKSGDELEKPLELINWVVNCSLETGIMPEQVHPFTYESLSVAPLTWSHAEFVDTVTKYIEKRQLLSLK is encoded by the coding sequence ATGACCCGGCATATAGTTCTTGGCAATCAATCATTACTGATAAATATAGATCGGTGGCTACAGGTAAGGGATATCTATTTTCCTCAGGTTGGGCAGGAGAATCACCTGTCAGGGCATGCTCAGAGAATAGGGGTATATGCTGACGGAAATATATCCTGGATCAATGAGTCGGAGTGGGAAAGAAGTCATGGATATCGAAAGGATACTCTTATTTCAGATAACCAGGCCATTAACCACAGAATAGGTATAGAGTTACTTCTGGATGAATGTGTGCATGGTGACATGAATATCTTTTTAAGAAAGATAACTATCAGGAATCTTCATTCTTACACAAGGAATATACGGCTTTTTTTCAATCAGGATTTTCATATTTATGGAACAGGAATTGGTGATACTGCAATTTATCAGATGGATCATAATGTTATAGTTCATTACAAAAATTCAAGATATTTTCTGATAGGTGCGCTGAAATCAAATATAACTGAAAAGATGACCACTGATATTGATGATTTTTCTGTTGGACAGGCTGAAGGAGAATTTTTTGAAGGGACATTTAAAGACGCTGAGGATGGAATTCTGTCCAAAAATCCTGTAGCTCAGGGTACTGTTGATTCTACTATAGGATTACATATAGAAATACCCGGCAGATCAGAGAAAGTTGTATACTATTACATAACTGCAGGAAAAAATTTTCAGGAGATATATAAGCTAAATGATCAAGTGATAGAAAATGGACCTGAGACAATTATTGAAGAAACGGAAAGGAATAACAAACTATGGATAAGTAATGTATCAGTGGATCTGTCAGGCATTGATACCCGGATAGCTGAGATGTACAGAAGATCTCTTTTTGTGATCAAAACACAGACTGACAGAGAAGGAGCTATAATTGCAGCAAATGATTCTGATAATCTTCAATATAACAGGGATACATATAGTTATATGTGGGCAAGAGATGGAGCACTTACGGCAGCTGGCATGATAAATGCAGGCTTTCCAGAGTTTGGCCGCCCATTTTTTACATTTTGTAAAGATGTGCTATGGTGGGCAGGCTGCATGCTTCATAAGTACAATCCAGACGGGACTCTTGGAAGCAGCTGGCATCCGTGGGTGGAATTTGGAAGACCTTCACTCCCGGTACAGGAAGATGAAACTGCACTGGTACTTTATGCTCTCTGGAAATATTATGAAAACACAGGTGATAGGGAATTTATAATAGAACTTTATGAACCATTGATAAAAAAGGCAGCTTTTTTTCTCAATAGTTATCGCTACCCAAACGAAATGCCTCGTGAAAGTTATGATCTATGGGAGGAGAGAAGAGGTATTTTTACTTTTACCTGCGCTGCAGTTTATGCAGGCCTTATAGCCGGCGAGAAGCTGGGTGACCTTCTCGATGATGAAGAAGTTTGTTCATTGTGCAGGACTACTTACCAGGAACTGAAAAGGTCCATAGTTGATGAACTATTTGATCGTGATAATGAGGTATTTTTCAGGGGTATCAATTTTAGATGTGGTGATCTTGATCAGAAGGTTGTTGACAGGACTGTAGATAGCAGTGTGTATGCAATATTTGATTTTGGTGTCCTTCCGGCTGATGATATAAGAGTCGAAAATACGATGAGACGAGTGGAGAATAAACTCCGAGTGGGTACAAACGGTGGCATAGCACGCTATGAAAATGACAATTATCACCGGCAGAGCGATCAATACCCCGGCAATCCATGGATCATATGTACTCTCTGGCTTGCAAAATGGTATATTGCAAAAGCTAAAAGTGGAGATGAACTTGAAAAGCCACTTGAACTTATTAACTGGGTTGTGAATTGTTCCCTTGAAACAGGTATTATGCCGGAGCAGGTTCATCCCTTCACATATGAATCCCTGTCAGTGGCTCCACTTACATGGAGCCATGCAGAATTTGTGGATACCGTTACAAAATATATTGAAAAAAGACAGTTATTATCATTGAAGTAA
- a CDS encoding C2H2-type zinc finger protein has product MSEESLSKKNKNHGEFECEVCKMTFPTKEEYEKHMAKEHRH; this is encoded by the coding sequence ATGAGTGAAGAAAGCCTTTCTAAAAAAAATAAAAACCATGGTGAATTTGAGTGTGAAGTGTGCAAAATGACGTTCCCTACAAAGGAAGAATATGAAAAACATATGGCAAAAGAGCACAGACATTGA
- a CDS encoding aminotransferase class V-fold PLP-dependent enzyme, with product MIDLRDDFPILKNKIYGQRLVYLDNAATSQKPSSVIDAISDFYKYDNSNIHRGVHYLSELSSDRYEEARKKISTFIGSSDPSEIRFTAGTTDSINQVAFSLKSTLMGNEVLISGMEHHSNIVPWQLAEAKIKTIPMDEDCNLLLDSIEITDKTKLIAISHVSNVLGTVNDIKRITEIAKEHDIPVLVDAAQSIQHLPIDVEKIGCDFLAASGHKMYASSGIGVLYTNNRYSDIMPARGGGGMVDKVTFEGSTYLSPPLRYEAGTPNISGAISVNSAIDYMQDIGLDKIRKHEHDVYSYAKERLLDTDGITVYGNNEDMCGSISFNIENIHHYDLGLILDKMGVAVRTGHHCAQPLMKFLGTEGTVRASFALYNTKDDVDILMDSIEKARMMFS from the coding sequence ATGATTGATCTTAGAGATGATTTTCCTATACTTAAAAATAAGATATATGGTCAGAGATTAGTATACCTTGATAATGCAGCTACAAGCCAAAAACCCAGTTCTGTGATCGATGCCATTTCTGACTTTTACAAATATGATAACAGTAATATTCACAGAGGTGTACACTACCTTAGTGAGCTATCAAGTGATCGGTATGAAGAGGCAAGGAAGAAGATAAGTACATTCATTGGCAGCAGTGATCCAAGTGAAATTAGATTTACTGCAGGTACAACCGATTCGATCAATCAGGTCGCATTTTCACTGAAATCAACTTTGATGGGGAATGAGGTACTCATAAGTGGAATGGAACACCATTCAAATATTGTTCCATGGCAGCTAGCAGAGGCTAAGATCAAAACCATACCTATGGATGAAGATTGTAATTTGTTACTGGACTCCATAGAGATCACGGATAAAACCAAGCTAATAGCCATCTCTCATGTCTCCAATGTACTTGGAACCGTGAACGATATTAAGAGAATAACTGAAATTGCAAAAGAACACGACATTCCTGTCCTGGTAGATGCAGCCCAATCGATACAACATTTACCTATTGACGTTGAAAAAATTGGATGTGATTTTCTGGCTGCTTCTGGACATAAGATGTACGCATCATCAGGTATTGGGGTTCTTTATACCAACAATAGGTACAGTGATATTATGCCTGCAAGAGGTGGTGGTGGTATGGTCGATAAAGTGACCTTTGAGGGGTCAACGTACCTTTCTCCTCCTTTAAGGTACGAGGCAGGAACACCTAATATTTCGGGTGCCATAAGTGTTAATTCAGCAATTGATTATATGCAGGATATTGGTCTTGATAAGATCAGGAAACACGAACATGATGTATATTCCTATGCAAAGGAAAGATTGCTTGATACCGATGGCATTACTGTTTACGGGAATAACGAAGATATGTGTGGTTCAATATCATTCAACATTGAAAATATCCACCATTATGACTTAGGCCTTATACTGGATAAGATGGGAGTTGCTGTCAGAACAGGTCATCATTGTGCACAGCCATTGATGAAATTCCTTGGCACTGAAGGTACCGTGAGAGCAAGTTTTGCATTGTATAACACAAAGGATGATGTCGATATTCTCATGGATAGTATAGAAAAAGCAAGGATGATGTTTTCATGA
- a CDS encoding inorganic diphosphatase gives MINDHWRDLPAGPEVPEIVYAVVEIPMGSRNKIEYSKEYGTYILNRVLYSPMHYPGEYGFIPRTMYDDGDPMDIIVLMDERTFTGCVIEARPVGLLMMTDSNEKDDKILAVPARNHRYNHIRELSDVPEPILNEIQHFFRRYKDLEIGKHVSVKGWDTKDAAVEAIDHSVQLYNENFRDAIAANAPEPKE, from the coding sequence ATGATTAATGATCACTGGAGAGATCTTCCGGCAGGCCCGGAAGTCCCGGAAATTGTATATGCTGTAGTAGAAATTCCAATGGGAAGCAGGAATAAAATAGAGTATTCAAAAGAGTATGGCACATATATACTCAATAGAGTTCTCTACAGTCCAATGCACTATCCCGGAGAATATGGATTTATTCCTCGAACAATGTATGATGATGGCGATCCCATGGACATAATTGTGCTCATGGATGAGAGGACATTTACTGGCTGTGTCATAGAAGCACGACCCGTGGGTCTGTTGATGATGACGGATTCCAATGAAAAGGATGATAAAATCTTGGCAGTGCCTGCCAGGAATCACCGTTACAATCATATAAGAGAGCTATCCGATGTGCCGGAGCCCATATTAAATGAGATCCAGCACTTCTTCAGAAGATATAAGGACCTTGAAATCGGAAAACACGTTTCTGTGAAAGGATGGGATACAAAGGATGCAGCGGTTGAGGCAATTGACCACTCTGTACAACTCTATAACGAAAATTTCAGAGATGCAATAGCTGCGAATGCTCCTGAACCTAAAGAATAA
- a CDS encoding immunoglobulin-like domain-containing protein: MENSKYSSKSREKIWIPLIAIAVISLLVLFAGCLDNEIDDIIPDEELSPEAVINLPKKSFDQYENIEFEIQNTGDTQLTFSRVFDVDYYNEDAEEWESVELDLVWPMDMIFLNPGESFTQSFNPADNFVDEVKGGEYRINKQITCVETDEVLELEKNFWIEISDESE; the protein is encoded by the coding sequence ATGGAAAATAGCAAATATAGCAGCAAGAGTCGAGAAAAAATATGGATTCCATTAATTGCAATTGCAGTTATTTCACTCCTTGTCCTATTTGCAGGATGTCTGGACAATGAAATAGACGATATAATCCCGGATGAGGAGCTATCTCCTGAAGCAGTCATTAATCTACCAAAAAAGAGCTTTGACCAATATGAAAATATAGAGTTTGAAATACAGAATACCGGTGATACTCAGTTAACTTTCAGTAGAGTATTTGATGTAGACTACTATAACGAAGATGCTGAGGAATGGGAGTCGGTAGAACTTGATCTGGTATGGCCTATGGATATGATTTTCCTTAATCCAGGAGAGAGCTTTACTCAGAGCTTTAATCCGGCAGATAACTTTGTCGATGAGGTAAAAGGTGGAGAATATCGCATTAACAAGCAGATAACATGTGTTGAAACTGATGAGGTCCTGGAGTTGGAGAAGAACTTCTGGATTGAAATCTCAGATGAAAGTGAATAA
- a CDS encoding flavodoxin family protein yields the protein MSSKKIMGVSGSPLKNSNTDRALKTALEATGLDYEMISLRDYKVAPCLACLRCVDTNVCVIKDDGIELTEKAKNADALIIAGYTPYSSLDSRTKAFIERLYPLRHKYGFMRGKPGGAIVTHAIPDGSEMLPPAGDCGLNSIYYYMMEEGMEPAGGVKVQGNVPCVRCGYGDDCETSGLSMIFGPEATVESVGINDFEEQPQAVEAAKEMGRNIAKKLRYQERAGDIDS from the coding sequence GTGTCTTCAAAAAAAATTATGGGAGTTTCAGGGTCCCCTCTAAAGAACAGCAATACAGATCGTGCTCTAAAAACGGCTCTGGAGGCAACAGGTCTGGATTATGAAATGATTAGCCTAAGAGATTATAAGGTTGCTCCATGCCTTGCATGCCTGAGGTGTGTGGATACGAATGTCTGTGTAATCAAAGATGATGGAATAGAACTGACTGAAAAGGCAAAGAATGCAGATGCTTTAATAATTGCAGGCTATACCCCATACTCTTCACTGGATTCGCGTACCAAGGCTTTTATTGAAAGGCTCTATCCACTTCGCCACAAGTACGGATTCATGCGCGGTAAACCGGGAGGGGCCATAGTCACACATGCGATACCTGATGGATCAGAGATGCTCCCGCCTGCAGGAGATTGTGGCTTGAATTCTATATATTATTATATGATGGAAGAAGGGATGGAACCTGCTGGCGGAGTGAAAGTCCAGGGCAATGTTCCATGTGTAAGATGCGGTTATGGGGATGATTGTGAGACGAGTGGCCTTTCCATGATATTTGGTCCAGAGGCTACAGTTGAATCCGTGGGAATCAATGATTTTGAAGAACAGCCTCAAGCTGTAGAAGCTGCAAAAGAGATGGGTCGAAATATCGCTAAAAAGCTAAGATATCAGGAAAGAGCTGGTGACATCGATAGCTAA
- a CDS encoding SufE family protein: MSDHIQDEIIEQFHGLEWLEKYELLISFARELEPMDEQFRTEEYAISGCQSKVWIRTYIENGKLIIHLDSEAMITKGIIYLLMKVMNNRSPQEIVDLDLYFIEETGLKSNLSPARADGLASIIKRIREVAETEIN; encoded by the coding sequence ATGAGCGACCATATCCAGGATGAGATCATCGAGCAGTTCCATGGACTTGAATGGCTTGAAAAATATGAGTTACTCATCTCCTTTGCCAGAGAACTTGAACCAATGGATGAGCAGTTCAGGACAGAAGAATACGCAATCAGTGGTTGCCAGTCCAAGGTTTGGATACGAACCTATATAGAAAATGGTAAACTCATAATTCATCTTGATAGTGAGGCTATGATTACAAAAGGTATAATCTATCTATTAATGAAAGTTATGAATAACCGATCTCCTCAGGAAATTGTAGACCTTGACCTATACTTTATCGAAGAAACCGGGCTGAAATCGAACCTATCCCCAGCAAGGGCTGATGGGCTGGCTTCCATCATCAAGAGAATACGTGAAGTGGCAGAAACGGAAATTAATTAG
- the egtD gene encoding L-histidine N(alpha)-methyltransferase: MIIQNFMPEIGERSVQERLLTCLRSEPKTLPSVFFYDQKGSELFEQITKLEEYYLPDIEIPLLRSTAKKVNSELKNCNLVELGSGDCSKISVFLDAVPKDIRETIIYYPIDVSKDAMEKSGHILQNRFPEIGIHGINADFLESMDLIPGDRNRFFCFFGSTIGNLTRAKTTEFMKRLGQVMNENDRLLLGVDMVKDINVLERAYNDSLGITAEFNKNILKVANNHIGTDFDPDDFEHVAFFNKEFSRIEMHLKAKRDLVVKSDLFKERIIFKKGDTIHTENSHKYTVQHIYDMADTAGLFVSDIYSDDKKWFSLVEMVKE; this comes from the coding sequence ATGATCATACAGAATTTTATGCCTGAGATTGGAGAACGTTCAGTTCAAGAAAGACTTTTAACTTGTTTAAGGTCTGAGCCAAAGACATTACCATCTGTGTTCTTCTATGACCAGAAAGGTTCGGAACTGTTCGAACAAATAACAAAACTTGAAGAATATTATTTACCTGACATTGAGATCCCACTTTTAAGATCGACTGCTAAAAAAGTTAATTCTGAACTGAAGAACTGTAACCTTGTAGAACTCGGGAGTGGTGACTGTTCTAAGATTTCAGTGTTCCTTGATGCAGTTCCAAAAGACATTCGTGAAACCATCATTTATTATCCAATAGATGTTTCCAAGGATGCTATGGAAAAATCTGGTCATATTCTACAGAACAGATTCCCTGAGATAGGTATTCATGGAATTAATGCCGATTTCCTTGAAAGTATGGATTTAATACCTGGAGATAGGAACAGGTTCTTCTGTTTTTTCGGGAGTACAATAGGTAATCTTACTCGTGCTAAGACTACTGAATTCATGAAACGGCTTGGACAAGTCATGAATGAAAATGATAGGCTTCTTCTCGGAGTTGATATGGTGAAAGATATCAATGTACTTGAGAGAGCATATAATGATAGTCTGGGTATTACTGCGGAGTTTAATAAGAATATTTTAAAGGTCGCAAACAATCATATAGGAACTGACTTTGATCCAGATGATTTTGAACATGTTGCTTTTTTCAACAAAGAATTTTCACGAATCGAGATGCACTTGAAAGCAAAAAGGGATCTAGTAGTTAAAAGTGATTTGTTTAAGGAACGTATTATCTTCAAGAAAGGGGATACCATTCATACAGAAAATTCACATAAGTATACTGTACAGCACATCTATGATATGGCAGATACTGCTGGTCTTTTTGTATCTGATATTTATTCTGATGATAAAAAATGGTTCTCACTTGTTGAAATGGTGAAAGAATGA
- a CDS encoding DUF1638 domain-containing protein yields the protein MKKVMLLIILMMYSALTTLIYEIRTGEGNKMTVINITGCQMFEDEIVEIIYSDPKIDDVIIIENSDCNGIAKKLNDVGISYQIIPFEKMPLILKDTDRNYIVTINILSISLHGDPASLRDHVYSNVKDISQYSNGILLFYGLCGNVLKQIENDLNSLSCPVSILKDNDGKTVDDCIGAVVGGRKSFLKMVSSFNRKNTLVMTPMWINNWKKMFKYSGFIEHIDDIETAKFVLDTMGYENVVKINNRSPHIKNYKDKVEEFADLFGLNVLEIEGNRKIIHDSYKNFRDTVMTNNCVTSINASNTTRVYPQSRTELQYSQ from the coding sequence TTGAAAAAAGTAATGTTATTGATAATATTGATGATGTATTCAGCGTTAACAACATTGATCTATGAGATTCGAACAGGAGAAGGAAATAAAATGACGGTAATAAATATAACTGGCTGTCAAATGTTTGAGGATGAAATTGTAGAAATTATATACAGCGATCCAAAAATTGACGACGTGATCATCATTGAGAATAGTGACTGCAATGGTATAGCAAAAAAATTAAATGATGTTGGGATATCATACCAGATTATACCTTTTGAGAAAATGCCACTTATTCTAAAAGATACTGATCGTAACTATATAGTTACCATCAACATTCTCAGTATTTCTTTACACGGAGATCCAGCTTCCCTCAGAGATCATGTATATTCTAACGTCAAAGATATTTCACAATATTCTAACGGAATCCTTTTGTTTTATGGATTATGCGGAAACGTACTAAAACAGATCGAAAACGACCTAAATAGCTTATCATGTCCAGTCTCAATTTTGAAAGATAATGATGGAAAGACAGTAGATGATTGTATTGGTGCAGTTGTAGGAGGAAGAAAATCGTTTCTCAAAATGGTCTCAAGCTTTAATCGAAAAAATACACTTGTAATGACACCAATGTGGATCAACAACTGGAAAAAAATGTTTAAATATAGTGGATTTATAGAACATATCGATGATATTGAAACAGCAAAATTTGTATTAGATACAATGGGCTACGAAAACGTGGTAAAAATTAACAACAGATCTCCGCATATAAAGAACTATAAGGATAAAGTTGAAGAGTTTGCGGATCTGTTCGGATTGAATGTTCTGGAAATTGAAGGAAATAGAAAAATAATTCATGATTCATACAAAAACTTTAGGGATACAGTTATGACAAATAATTGTGTAACTTCAATAAATGCCTCCAATACCACCAGGGTATATCCCCAATCCAGAACTGAATTGCAGTATTCTCAATGA
- a CDS encoding rhodanese-like domain-containing protein, translating into MKSISTDELLENLHRYKVIDIRSVDAYNGWKENGENRGGHIRSAKSLPYKWVNYIDWIEIVRSKDILPQDKLVIYGYDSEKAEEVARMFEKAGYTDLNIYPSFFEWVERNLPMDRLERYRHLVSPDWLNQLITTDNAPEYDNDKYVICHCHYRNPVDYEKGHIPGSIPLDTNSLESEDTWNRRSPEELKDALENAGISSETTVIVYGRFSYPKNDDPFPGSSAGHLGAMRCAFIMLYAGVKDVRILNGGLQSWLDAGYNVTTEPAKISKVSFGANIPLNPKIAVDLEEAKEILSDPGKKLVSVRSWREYIGEVSGYNYIEKKGRIPGSVFGDCGTDAYHMENYRNLDHTMREYHEIEDKWKELGITPEKRNAFYCGTGWRGSEAFLNAWLMGWDNAAVFDGGWFEWSNNDLPFETGVPEK; encoded by the coding sequence ATGAAATCCATTTCAACTGATGAATTATTAGAAAACTTGCATAGATACAAAGTCATTGATATTAGATCTGTAGATGCTTATAATGGATGGAAGGAGAATGGGGAAAACAGAGGTGGGCATATAAGAAGTGCAAAATCACTACCTTACAAGTGGGTAAACTACATTGACTGGATCGAGATCGTTAGGAGCAAGGATATTCTCCCACAAGACAAACTTGTAATTTACGGTTATGACTCAGAGAAAGCAGAAGAGGTTGCCAGAATGTTTGAAAAGGCTGGTTATACTGACCTGAACATATACCCTTCTTTTTTCGAGTGGGTAGAAAGGAATCTGCCAATGGACCGACTTGAGAGGTACCGACACTTAGTATCTCCTGATTGGCTGAACCAATTGATAACTACCGACAATGCACCTGAATATGATAATGATAAGTATGTCATATGCCATTGCCATTACAGAAATCCAGTGGATTATGAAAAAGGTCATATTCCAGGCTCGATCCCACTTGATACCAATTCACTCGAATCCGAGGATACATGGAACCGTCGTTCACCAGAAGAACTAAAAGATGCACTTGAAAATGCAGGTATTTCCAGTGAAACAACAGTTATTGTATATGGAAGGTTCTCCTACCCAAAGAACGATGACCCATTTCCAGGCAGTAGCGCGGGTCACCTTGGTGCAATGCGATGTGCATTCATAATGCTTTATGCTGGAGTCAAGGATGTAAGGATCCTTAATGGTGGACTCCAGTCCTGGCTTGATGCAGGTTATAATGTCACAACAGAACCTGCTAAAATAAGTAAAGTATCTTTTGGTGCCAATATTCCTTTAAACCCTAAAATTGCTGTTGATCTTGAGGAAGCAAAGGAGATACTTTCAGACCCTGGCAAAAAACTGGTAAGTGTCAGGAGTTGGAGAGAATATATTGGTGAAGTAAGTGGTTATAACTATATTGAGAAAAAAGGTCGTATCCCGGGATCTGTGTTCGGGGATTGCGGAACTGATGCTTATCACATGGAGAACTACAGGAACCTGGACCACACTATGCGAGAATACCATGAAATTGAAGATAAATGGAAAGAATTAGGTATAACTCCCGAAAAACGCAATGCCTTCTATTGTGGTACTGGATGGAGAGGAAGTGAAGCATTCCTTAACGCTTGGCTCATGGGCTGGGACAATGCAGCGGTCTTTGACGGTGGATGGTTTGAGTGGAGTAATAATGATCTTCCTTTTGAAACAGGTGTGCCAGAAAAATGA